In Macaca mulatta isolate MMU2019108-1 chromosome 16, T2T-MMU8v2.0, whole genome shotgun sequence, the sequence agcctgggcgacacagcgagactccgtctcaaaaaaaaaaaaaagagaacatccAGGCCCCGGCTGCCTGGCCTCGCCCCACTTGAGTCTGGCCTGGGCTGGATCCCAGCTGttctgggcagggctgggcacagggggGCGCAGGCCCCTGAAGGGCCGAGACCCACTGGCTGTGCTGCCCAGGGCCGAGGGGCCACCTCTTGAGGGTATTCACCTCTGGTCACATGGCCATGGAGCCCTGGGGTGCCCCTGGGTCAAGGGAGGACATTTGGCCAGCTGGTGGCTGGGGGGAGCCCGGCTGCCCTGCTGCTTCTCCTGCCTAATAAACAGGCTCCTTCTGCACCAGGTGTGATCTGTCCACCCAAGGGCCAGAAGGCCGGGAGCATGGGGATGGGAGCGCCCACATCCTGGCTGGAAGATGAACTTCCCATAAGCACGTCATTCCCTGCAGGCCCGGCAGGTGCGCCTGGAGTGTGGGGCCTGGTCCCTCTCCATGCCCCTCAGTGGGGCTCTCCTGGACCCCTCACTCCCACTGGCAGTGTCGCGAgggcctccccagcctccccccTACCCAGCCTCCCATCCAGAACCTTGCTGCTAGGGCCGCCCAGCTCTCTCCTGTGGCCAAAGGCCAGCTGTCAGGTGCTGTGCGGGGTCACCAGGGTACCTGCTGGCAGGTGGGGGCTTCCCCgctcctgggctctgtcccaggaCTCCTGGGTGGACCTCGCCCACCGCCACTCACTCCTGCAGGCACTGGGGAACTCTGCTGGAGCTGGGGGTTTTAACACTTCATTAGCAGATCTGTGTTCTTCGATACTGTCAGGTGAAATACAATGTGGTGAGAGCTGCATTGGTGACAGCAGCCCTTGCCTGGGGAGGAGTCTCCAGCAGAGCCCACTCCCGCCTGCAGCCACTCACAGCCCGGGGACAGGAAGCTGCAGAGTTGGCAGGTCAGGAGGGCAGTTGAGAGCTGGCCAGCAGAGGGTGCAGGGGAGCCCAGCTGTGCTCAACTCTCCTGACTCCGCCTTCCACCCTGGGCCCGGGGACAGACAGTGCCCTCAGAAGGGCAGGGAGGAGGCTGTCCTGGAGAGGCCTGTAGGTCCACTCTCTTCACCCGTCCCCACCAGGCCAACTCGGCCTGCAGGAAGGGAGACCTGCAGGGATCTGCCCCTGCACCCCCAGACACAGTAGGGCCAGAACACCATCCCCTCCACCAGGGTGTGCCAAGGGCAGTGGGGAAGAGAGGGGCAGCTTCCTCCTGGCCCCAGGAAGGGGTGGCATTGGGTTCCTACCCCAGCCACGGCACAGCCCCTCCTGTCCAGGACTTTATCGGCAGACCTCAGGAGACAACAcacaaaggtttctttttttcttagcttcatttctcttaaaaaacaaGGAACAAGAAAACATTGCACCAGCGTTCTAAGcctcaaacaaaacacaaaacaaatccCTCTGCAAAGCAACAATAAACTTTACATCTCTTTGGCAACAATAACTTAAAGTCACCCCACTTTCATTCGCTCCAACCACAGCAGTTACAAAAATATTCCCTGCGctgccctgcccccagctccacCCCTTCCCCACCATCCCTCTCCCTGTAGGCAGGAGCCCCCCAACACTGACTGCGGGGTATGGCCCCCACTCTCCTTTCGCAGCTGGGGCACAGGACCGGATAGTGCCCTGCAGAGGGGAGCTGCCTGCACGGTCCTGCCAAGGGCACCTCTAGAACGGGGCCCACGGCGGCAGGAGTGcagcctggaagccccctccaCCCCTGATCTTTTTGGCTGCCCACCGTGGCCACAGCAGGACCCAGGTGGGAACAGCCCATTCCCTGTGGGAAGGGTGGGCTTACCGGTCTAGCTGTCAGTGAAGGGGAAACAGCCACAGACTTTGAGATAAGGGCAGAGGAAACAGGACTGACACAGGCGCCCAGGGCTGCTCCTTGCCCTGAGCCACCAGGAGCCAGGCAAGGATGGGGGCacagggggtgggaggaggctcaCAAGCCTGCCAGTGTCTCGGGGCCATGCCTTGTCCTGTGTCAAGTGTCCTGTGAGGACACCGGAGGAGCCACCAGATGGGGCATGTGGGACCTCCGAGGCCAGGCAGCCGGCAGCGGCAGGCAGAGCAGAGGGCAGGGGCCGCCGTACCCAGGGGCACTGGCCCCTCGAGTGTGTGTGTACAGACATCCACTGGAACTCCAGGCGTCCCCAGGGGCTAGCAGCAAACCCAGAAGCCCAAATTCTGCCTCCGGGGCGGAGCATGGCCAATCCACTGTCCAGGGCCTCTCATCCTGCGGGCTTTTCCAGGACACCATGTGGGGCAGAGGCACCCGAATCTGCTGCCAACAGCCACCAGGACACGGTCCCCACCTTCTCGGTCACCATCCTCGCTGCTGCCTGGCAGGGGCTCTGGTGATGCCAGCCTCGAGGAGCAGGAGCTGCCCTGGTTTCAAGCCTCTTTACTCTCACCCCCGGCACCTGCTGCAGGGCCTGGCAAGCAGGACGACAAAGTGAACACAGGGTCCTAAGACACCAGGGCCTGCCTCCCCCCCACAACTCCCACCTGGCCTCCATCCCTGGCCCACATACAGGCCGGGCCAGTAGGGGCTATGGGGCCAGCCCGGGCCCCTTCCCTGCAGCAGATCTGGCTGTGTGTAGGTAGGAGATGGACCCATTTCTCCCACTCTCCTGTATCACTAGACCCAGGCCAACAAGGCTCGGCAAATGCCTCCAAGTCCTCTTTTAcacacagggaaactgaggcctgaacAGGAAGATGGCGGCCAGGGTCATGTAGTGGCCTCCTAGTGACCTGCGTGCTTGTTCTGCCACGCAGGGGGCACCCTGCGCCAGGCAGGGGTGAGGCTGACGGCCCTTCCCCCAAGGCTGCAGCCACAGGCCAGGACAGCTAGGAAATAATGGGTCTAccgaggggaggggagagagggcgGGGGGCCTTCGAGGAGGTGGGCACTTGTCAGGCACGTGGGCAGGGGCTGTAGGGGTAGGGACAcctggcagaggctgcaggggtAGGGACACCTGGCTGGCCCGGCAGGGACCTAGACGGAGGGGCCCCACCCTCGGAGCTCCGTCCCTGCCTCGCACGGGCCTCACCTCTCACGGACTCAGCGTCTGAATCAGACACGTGCGTGATGGAGAAGCGGGATGTGGAAGCGGGCGACACCGTGAAGCGCGAGAAGGGAGCAGGCGTGGGCGCAGCTGGGGCGGGTGCGGCCGGGTCCAGGGCCATGGCGAAGGCTGCCTTGGCCTGCATCAGCGGGAAGTCGTCGTCCCACGCAAACCCGCCACCTGCAACCCAGGTGACGATGTCACTCGCACTCACAGCCTGGGACCCCGGGCCGCCCCGCTCCCACAGTCATGGGCCTGGCCCCGCCTCCCATGATGTCACGggcccaggccccacctcccatgCAGCGCGGACCAGGCCCCGCCTCCAATGACGTCACATACCAAAGCGGCCTCTCATGACGTCACGGGCCAAAGCCCGCCTCCCACACATCAAGGGCCAGGTGCTCCTCCCATGATGTCACACATTAGGCCCCGCCTCCCACAAGGCACggaccaggccccacctcccgtGACATCATgggcccggccccgccccggctCACCCTCTTTCGCAGTGGAGCCATCTGGGGAGCCATCAGCCTGCCGCGGCGGGCTGGGGGCGCTGGGAGAGCTGGGGCTCCCCATAAGGAACGTGGGGGGCGACTCCTTAGCACCCGGGAAGGGCTCCCCGAGCTCCCGGGTGGGGCTTTCCTGGAGGGATCAGAGAGCACCAGGTGGCTTGGCCGCCAGGAGTCGCGGCCGCTCCCACCCCTTCCTGCGGGAGCGCGACCCGCAGCCCCGAGCAGACACCGGTCGGCAGTGGCCCACCTGGTCGAAGAGGTAGACGGTGACGTCGTCGAAGAAGGACACGGCCTTCTTCTTGCGTTCCAGGTCCTCGCAGAAGGCCTCGGACAGCAGGCTGGGCATCTTGAGCAGGCTGCGCAGGTTGCGCGCGCTCTGGCTCTCAGCCACCACCACGGGCACCGCCGGCGCCTCCTCCTCGCTGTCCTCGCTAGGCTCCTGGACGCTGTAGCAGCGGAGCTCCTCGTCAGACTCGTCGCTGTCCTcactgtcctcctcctcctcgtccggCCGGCCCTCCAAGGCCGCAGGGAGGCCAGGCAGAGCCAGGCGGAGTGGGGCTCGGGGGGTGCCTGGGCCCGCCATCCGCTTTTGTGGAGTCAGCCCTGACAACAGTCCTGTGGGCCCCTGGAGCTCAGAGCTGTTGCCTTCTGAGCTCAGCGGAACCGGGGTCAGCAGGAAAAACTGCGAGCagctggggctgggcccaggcgGCACCTCGGCTGGGCCTTGGGGCTCTGGAGGCTCTGGGACCAGGCCTGAGGGGCAGGTGCTGGGGTCTGGGGAGGACCCTTCAAGCCGCAGCGGTGGGGGCAGCACCTCCCCGGGGCCAGAGCCTTGTGCCTCCCCAGGAACCCCAGGCCTGAGGGAGGCCTGTGCAGATGGCTGCCCAGTGCTCGGCAGGCCCAGCTCTGGCCCAGGACCTTGGTCCCCGCCACACTTCTCTGGGCCCGAGGTGGGCTCGGCCTCAGTCTCCAGGTCTGAGAAGTACGCAGAGTCTCGGTAGGGGTTCTTCTCGTTGAGGCCACTGAGGGAGGCAGAGAGCCGTATCTCGGGCCCGGGGCCCTCTCCCTCTGAGGTCAGCTCCCCAAAGGCCTGGGGCTCGCACCCTTCCTGTGACTCCTTGAGCACAAACTCGGGGGACTCATAGTTCTCCGTGTCATAGCCACTGTCCAGTGCTCGGGGCTGCCCTCCAGAGGGGCCAGCGGCCGACGGGCTGAAGACCTCATAGCCACCATCACTGGCTGAGGACGGGATGTCCAGGGAGTCCACGGAGTCAGGAGTCCCCACCTGCTTCTGCAGAGAGCGGAAGGCTGGCACCACATCCAGCCTCTCGGCCTGCAGGCCGTCACTGGACGTGTCAGTGAAGATGCCTGAGGTGGCCTCAGCTGTGTCCTCATCCTCACTGCTGGGTGCCTCCACCTCAGGGGAGCTGCCACCACCATTCAGGGTGGAAGCCGGCTTGGTGGCAGACACCTCGCCACCAGCAGCAGGCGTGGGCGAGTCAGGCAGGGCGCCAGGGGCATCGGGGGCACTGGCCTCCTCTGAGGGAAGTGGGGCTCCCtcctgggatggggaggggacAGAAGGAAGGGACAAGCAGGGTCCGGCAGTGCCCTCAGCCTCCGTGGCAAGCTTGGGCTCTGCCTGCAGGTGGTCACCCCCACTACCAGGTGCCTCTGTCCAGGAGGGTGTGACCAGGCAGGGGGcaggtgccaggccctgggcagggCATAGATGGGGGAGGCCGGGACAGCAGCCTGGCTCCTGGGCAGAGGAGGCTGCCTGCAGCCCAAGCAGAGACTCCCCGGGGTATGCCGGCTCAGGGGAGGCCCGCGGGGGCTGCTTCGGACTGCAGCAGCCATCAGCGTGGTAGCCCACAGAGCTGGGGTCCCAGGACTCTGGACAGCGGCTGCCGCTGTTGTTATTGGCAGATACGTTGGAGCGCCAGTGTCCACGCTGGGCGGCCGTCCGCGCTCCcacctcctccagctcctcctcgCCAGTCAGCGGCAGCGGCGGCGCCCCTGAGCTTCCCAAGGGGGATGTGCCCAGTGGGTCCTCAAAGAAGGGCGAACAGAAGGCGGCCACGCCCCAGTCTGCATCCTTGGCTCTGCCCTCCGCCAGCCTCAGGGGCCCCGCAGAGGGCGAGGGCGAGGGCGAGCGTGAGGGGCAGAGCTGGTCCCGCACCAAGCTTCCGCGAGGGTAGAGGTCGCCGCGGCCCCAGGGGACGTCGGCGGGTGGCCCGTGGCCCAGCAGCGGCTCCATGGCCAGCGAGGCAGCGGTGCTGCCGTCAGAGTCCTCGTCCTGGTCTGCGATGGCAGGTGAACTGGGGGCGCAGCCGGCGCAGTCGGGGTCGTGGCCGGCGGCGGGCGTGGCCTCCTCTAGGCGAATGAAATACTCGCTGCCCAGCGAGGGGCTGTGCGCGCTGAGCACCGGAACCACGCCGGGGGGCGCGCCGTCGGGGGCACACAGCTCCTGCAGGCGCGCGGGGCGGTCCGGACTGAGCGTGGCGGGGAAGGCCTCCGCGCCGCGGCCCGCCTCCCACTTGTACTCAAAGTTGAGGCCTCGGCTGGTCTCGGTCACCGTCAGCACGTCGTCGCCATCCGCGTGGAAGCCGTCGCCCGCGAACTGCTCCAGCAGCGGGAAGGACGAGGCGGCGGCGAGCTCCACCACCCCGCCCAGCGTGGGCCCCGCCGCACCCGGCCCAGGACCCACGCCGCCCCCGCCGGGCCGCAGAGAGCGCCAGCGCCGCTCAAACTCCTCCTCTGCTTCGGTGGCGCCCTTGGCACACAGGTAGGACAGCAGCAGGTGCACCTCCTCAGCTGTGGGCCGCTGCTCCGGCTGCAGCCAGCAGAACTGCATCACCTCGTACCTGCGAGGAGGTCCCACGGGGGCCACGTCAGAGGCAACGCTGGCCAGGAACGCGTCCATGGGGCAGGGATGGGCTTCCCCTAACTCCCAGTGTCTTGGGGACGTTAAGGGCATCTCCCACTTGAGTGACGGCCCAAATCTGCCAAGGCAGGCCCAGCAGCGTGGGAACAGGAGGTGGTTGGGCACTCCCCCTAAGCTCCCCCTAAGCCTTCCCTCCCTGCACACAGGGGTGCAGAGGTGGTGGGTAGAGGCCCTATCAGAGGAGAGGGGAGACCAGGGAGGGCTGGAACCCCAGGGGGTCAGGGTGAGCCGCCTCTGCCTGGGGGTCAGGATACCCCATCTCGGCCTGGCTGTCCGGGACAGGGCGGTGGGGCCCTCACCAGCGGTCCGACAGGGTCAGCTGCAGCTGGGGCTTGGGCAGCTTGAGCTGCTGCTCCCGGACCGCGTACGCCAGCACCTGCTGGTCCGAGTGCTGGGGGTAGGGCTGCGTGCCCAGCTCAAAGAGCTCCCAGATGGTCACGCCCAGGGACCTGTGGGGTGACAGCTGTGAGTCAGGGCTGGGCACAGCCTGCCACAGCAAGGGCCGCGCAGGATCCCTGGGGTGCCGAAGGGGCAGCTCCCGCCATCACGCCAGTGCCTCAGGACCAGGGCGTGGTACCACATCAGCCGCCCCTCCCTGAGGACAGCCCTTCATTTCAGCAGACAGAATGTGCACCTGGCCAGGCCCAAGCCCAGCACCTGTGGAGCCTGCACATAAAGGCCAGGCTGGCCAAATCCATCTGCTtgtccactcattcattcattcactgatgcaCTGAAGACCAGACACTGCCCAGTGTGGGAGCTGCCCTGGCGGAGCTGGAGGGCAGGTGTGGAGCCCGAGGCAGGGTAGGGCCAACATCAGAAGGGGACTGAGGGAGCGGGAGAGAGGGGACGCCTCAGGCCAGCATGGGCAGGGCCGGGGAACAGGCAGGGGTGCACAGAGCATGTGGGCGAGTAGGGCAACTGGGGTCTCCTTCCTGTGGGCTGTGGCTTCACCTAGCCACTTTGGTCCCTGGCTGTCCCAAGAGGCTGCAGAGTGAGACAGAGGTGATTTAGCAAGACGTCACCAGACCTTGGCCAGAGCCCTGTGACTGGAGACCCCAGCCAGTGCACGGTGGGGTGGGCAGGCGAGGAAGGGGCCTTGGTGGAGAGGTGAGGAGGGGACAGCGTCCATGATGGGGCACAGTCAAGTGGCTTAGGGGAGACCCCGAAAGCTCAGGGAGGCGGCCTGGCCCATGGGATCTGAGagttccccagaagcagaaggcGGCCAGACCGCAGCCTGGGAGTGGTGGGGGCCGCGGGGGAAGCCGCAGAGGTGAGGGCAGGAAGGGGCGCCCACCCCAGGGCAGACCACTACCCTGGGCAGCTCGGCCCCACCCCTTCAGAGGCTACACCAGGTGGGAATGAACAGTCCGTGCTGGGTGCTCAGGATGGGGGCGGGGCTTCCAGGCTGCTGTTGTGGGAGATCCCAGCACCCCCACCGTCACCTCCTCTACCTGGCACAGCCTGACCTACACTCCCCTGAAGGCAGCCAACACCCTGCCCAGACCCTCTCCCCAGGCACAGGTGCACACCGAGTCTCCCATCCCAGGACAGGCCCCCCAGCATGCTGAGGATGGGCTTTTGGCTTGTGGCCCTGTATGTGTGCTCTGACCCCGCCATGGGGCGTCAGCCCAGGGGTCCCTGGTGCACCTGTCAGGCAGTGTCTCCACCAGTGTGGGGTCGCCACCTAACCAGCCACTTGGGCTGCTGGCGTGCGGCCACTACAGGTGGCTCCAGCAGCCCCCCAACCTCACTACTCGTGGCCATGGTTTGACATGGGTAGGCGGGTGGCACTCGGCCTCAGCCCCTCACGGCGCCACCAGGGCTGCACTCACCACACATTCCCGCTCTTGGTCTGGTCCACAACAAGCAGGTTGCTGTGCACCTCGTCCACCAGCTCCGGTGCGATCCAGCGCAGAGGCACCCACAGCTGGTCGGCGGTCACGAAGTAGTCTTCCTGTTGGCACAGGGACGGGTCACCCCTGCCGGCGCAGGCCCCGCCCCtcatgcccagcccagcccagcccaccccACTCACTCTgtacttgcagtgagccaggccGTAGTCACCGATCTTCACCGTCAGGTCGGCCGTGAGTAGGCAGTTCCGCAGAGCCAGGTCGCTGCAGGCAGGGTCAGAGGCGGGGGCAGGGCAGGGTCAGTGGGGTGTGCCAGGTCGGGGACTCCAGCACAGGGGTCCTTTGCCAACACCTGGATGGCTCACAGTCCAGGCCGGAAGGGGCACTGGAGATGCTGCCACCACCCACCCCTGCCTAGGGCCCTATCCTGTGCCCAGCCCCGAGACCTGGGGAGGGACCGTTTGCGTGGGCCTCCAATGTTACAATGCAGATGAGAATGGGGCCTAGAGAGGGTGAGGACCTGCCACAACCCACCTGGACCCGTCCACGCTTCTCCAGGaccctctcctcccagccctgctACACCATCACCCTCGGCTTCCCAGGAGGTGGGAATTGATGGGGGAACTGAGGCCTGGAGGATCCCAGGGGTCCTGCTAGCTGCCAGAGTCCAGTTTCAGGGCCCAGCCCTGCCATGCCCACTCGGAGCTGGAGCTCTCTCTCACTTGAGCCACCACCGGCCCCAGGGTTGGGTAGGGTCTGCAGAGAACGCCGGTCACCCCTGGCACTACCTCTAACCCAGCCTGCCTCGGCTGCTGGCTTGGACCCCCTGCCTGGCTGGTCACGTGGGTGTGCGGAGGCGTAGGGTACTGGGTAGATATTACCACACCTGCGGTATTACTTCTGTGCTCAGGACtcagggtggggacagagcccaACCCAGGCTGTCCCTCCCCACATAAGCCCGTGTCTGTGTGCTGGGGGTTGCTATAGGCCCACGTGTCCTGGGCCtatggggtgggatggggtggggtggggtggggttgggggcagggcaGCTGGGGCTCGGCAGGCAGGTCGGGAGGCTGGCAGCTACCCTCTTCAACAAAATCACTGATGCTGGAGTCACCTGAGTCATCACTCAGCACCAGGATATTGTTGGAGAGGACGGCCGTGCGGCATCTGGGGCTGGTGGGGCCACATGTCCTTCGCCACTTCTTCCAGCATGTCCCCCCGGGGTCCCCAGGGGCTGGGCATCCTGGCCCGAGCAGGACAGAACCCTCCCTCCAGGGTTCTGCGAAGCAGGGCCTGCTAAGCCCTCCCTTTGGGACTTGAGGGAGACAGAGTGTGGGGTTGGCGTGGGGCTGCAGGGTGGTGGCTGACTGCCTCGGGGACAGAGAACAGGCCAGCTTGATCAACAGTACACATTTCTTCGTCTAAACCTGCAAAGTGGGTGTCAAACCATTGTCTTCCCAATTTTTCAAAAACGTCATAAAATCCCTTTGTATAGCAGTTGTTTGATGCTGCATGAGATGAACCCGGCCGGTCCTCGCGGCAGGACCCGCCCCTACGCCCTTCCTTCAGGGGAGGGgccgaggcccagagagggcccCAGTCCAAGGGTTACAGCAGGGAGGGGCCCTGGCCTAGGGCTTCCTGGCCACTGGCCCGCGCCCGCCCTCACCTGTGCACGTAGTTGTTCCGATGCAGGTGCAGGACGCCGCAGGCCACCTCACAGGCCATACGCTGCAGGGTCAGGGGGTCGGGCGCCATGGACTCCGCCACCCGGCAGCTCCGCAGGTAGCCCTTGAGGTCCCCCTGCAGAAAGGGGGCATGGCGCAGTCACCAGCAGACTGGGGACTGGCCACCCTGGAAGGTCCCTGCCTACCTCCCCAACTCCTCCACCCCTACCCACAGCTGACGGACAGCAGCTGCCCAGAGCAGCCCCGCGCCctgcacagtggctgacacccaACAGTTCCTGGAGAGGGGCCGTGTCCACCAGGGCTGGGCTGGACTGAAGGCTCCCTCTCCACCGCCCCTCAGCCAGCCCTGCGCAGCAGGAGTCCCTTGGCCTGTGGTACAGAGAGAAACGCAGGGCCCCGGTGGATCTGCTTGATGGAGCCTGGGGCTGGTGGTCGAGGATTGGTCGGCAGCCCCGACCTGCCGAAAGCTCAGCTCCTGGGAGGGCCAATGTTAGGAGTCCAGACGCCAATGTGTGAGGGCCCCTGTCCCAAGGGAAGCCAGCCGGGGACCCAGCCCAGCCGCAGGCAGGCCCGGCTCAGTGCAGGAGCTGTGTATGTgcaagggggtggggggcaggtccCTGGCGGGGGTGGGTCCCTggggggtggtggtgatgggcAGGCCCAGGACTCCAGGCAGCATGGGGAAGTGGCCATCCCCAGTCCCCCATGACAAACTCAAGCCTGAGTGAGGCCGTGGAGCCCCAATGGAGCAGTGGCCCCTAATTGGCCCAGGATGCCTCCTCCTGAACCACAGGGCACACAGGCAGGTGAGCAAGCAGCTGGCAGCTCCCCAGGGGTGCAGGGAGTCCCGGCCCAGGCCTGTCCTGTGCCCAGCCCCCACAGTCCCTCCCCAGTGAGGCTGGGTCTCCCCATGGCCTCCTCTGGAAGGCGGTGGGGTAGGGTCCCTGGGTCTTGGCTTTAGGGAGGATGTGAGGCCCCCAGGGAGGGGGTGGCACCAGACACTGGCAGGGCAAGGGAGGGCCCCGGCTCAGCAAAGGCCCCAGGTCCCCCTGGGCAGCAGCTCACCAGCGGGCAGAACTCCATCACCAGCAGGTAGGGCGTCACCTCGGCACACTGGGCCAGGCACTGGAGCAGGTTGCTGTGCTTCAGGGCCCTGCAGGAGTGGACAGGCGGCCCCTGACTTGGGAGGAGCAGGGGAGGGGGAGGCGGGCCgagcaggggagggggaggaaggggtCGCACAGTGTGGGCCTTTGTGCCCGATGGCCTCCCACCTGTAGGGCTGCACCTCCTCCAGGAACTGCATCTGCTCCTGCACGCTGGCGCTGGCCTGCAGCTCCTTCACCACCACCTGGGCACTGCTGACGCCAGAGTTCACCTCCCCCAGGAACACCTGTGGGACAGCGTCACCCGCGGCTGCTCCGCCTCCACAGGCCCCGGCTTCCAGGCCTTACTCTTCTCCCACCCGCCCCACCCCGGCCCCCAGGACAGGCCCCTTCTCCTCCTGTGCCCAGTCCATTCACTGCAGTGCGGGGTGTGGGTTCCGGACCCCTCCCGGTGACCCTCTGGCTGTaatattctgagtcttttgtgttATTCTCTCCCCAAAGTCTCCCGctgccctctctctctgtctctctctctctctctctgggggTTTGAAGTGAGGAAGAGGGACCCAGCTGTCTCGTTTAGGCCAGGATCGGGGGAAGGCCAGGATCGGGGGAAGGCCAGGATCGGGGGAAGGCCAGGATCGGGGGAAGGCCAGGACCATGagcctgctcctctccctcccaggaccCCCTAGGGAGAAGGGGCTGCAGCCAGACTCTGAGGAGGGATCCAACAGGGCCCAGGGGCCAGAGAAGAGACCCTCGGGGCTGGGGTGGCTCCCAGGAAGAGCAGGTCTGCATCCCTGTGTCCCTTCTGCCTACCAGGCGACAGCCCTCTCTCCCAGGTGGGACACATACCTTCCCGAACCAGCCATGGCCGATTTCCTTCAGGTATAGGAGGCTGTGCCGGCCCAGGTCCGTGGACTTGAGGAGCTGCACTGTAACCAAGCAGGGGGCTCAGGGACCCAGTGCGGCCTTCGCACCCCCCAGCTTCCTCACCTGGCCCCTAGAGGGACTGCCCGCTTGGCCTGTTCTGGGAAACTGTCCTGAGTCCCCAGCACCAGCTGGCAGCCTTGGGGCTAGCATCAGGAGCCAGGGTCTCTCGAGATCAGGGGCCGCTGCTTCCCAGAAAAGCCACGGAGCTGCAGGCTCCATCCGGGCATCTTTCTGGATAGGTCTGGAGAAGGTGCCTGAAGCCACCGGAATAGCTTGGCGAGGGACAGCAGGGCCCGGAGCCGGACCCGCCACATGGGCTGTACCAGGCAGGCAGTGTGGCTGAGCGAGAGGCTGGGGCCACGGCACAGGGAGGGCACTGCAGCggcccacccccaccctgccacaGGCTGGCATCCCACGCCAGGCACACCAAAGGCTCCTTTGTTGGGGGCTGCTTGGCACAACCCCGCACGGAGCACACTGGCCCATTCTCCCCGAGGGCCAGGCCGGGTGAGGTCAGCGGGAGGAAGGGTCAGTGAGGCCCGGGAGGAAGGGGCCAGCGCTGGCAGAGCCCACTCATGCCTGCCCACGCCCCGAGGGATTCCCCGAATTCTGCTCCCACGCCAACTGCCCAGAGGGCTGACGGGGCTGGGTCTGAGCCCAGCTGCCAGGAGAGCCCAGGGGGAGGGGGCTCCTTCCAGGGCCCAGAGACCCAGAAAATGTAGAGGTGGGGCAGGGCAGAACTGAGCATGTGGGCCCACCGGGCGCTGTGTTCCGAGCCCAGCCTGTCTGGACAGCCCTCTTTCACCCTGGGGCGTCCAGGCCCACACTGTCCCTGAGCAAGTGTGGGGGTCCTGACCATGGGTGCTGAGACAGTCCAGAGGCCCTGGGCACCGCCAGAGGCGGCCGTCCTTCTCTGCGGTCCCCAGCGGGTGGGGCCATTGCCCAGGTTTCTCCCCGCTGACCTCTGGGGCTGCTCTTCTGGCCTCACCCCAGTCTCTCTCCTCTCTAGAAACACATGCCCCCCGGAAAACTGAAACCAGAGCTCCAAAAGTAGAGAAACAGGTAACCACTGCCTTCTTCCAGGTCCCTGTCCGCCGACCCCAGTCCCCAGGACAGTCCTCCAGAGGTGGCTCAGAGAATCTGCAGGGGCACATACCTGCCCCTGGACCCAAGGGCAGTAGCCCCGTGGATGGTCCCTGGCAGCTCCCAGCAAGGTCAGCACAGGGCTCAGGGACCCCCGCAGCCATCAGGGAATGTCAGAGGGCCTCGCACGCTGAGTGGGTGGCTGCAGTCCTTCGCGCCCGGCCACAGATGTGCTCACAGCTCAAGTGCCAGCCCTGATTCCTGCCTAACTGGGAACCTGTCCTCCAGGAGACGGGGCAGAGTAGGACAGGCGTTGAGGCCCTGGCTCCGAAGCTGGGGGCTGAGGGCCCTCTCTAGGTCCCAGACCAGTGCCTTGGGTACCAGGCTGCCACGATGAAGGCGAGGCTCGCAGGGCCCAGCCAGGCACGGCTCAGAGCCAGCTCTCAGGATCCAGCCAGGCACAGCTCAGAGCAGGTGAAGCAGCCTTCATGGCACTGTGGTAACAGGCCCAGGTGCCAACAGAGCCCCAACAGGGCTGGCAGGGGCCCCT encodes:
- the AATK gene encoding serine/threonine-protein kinase LMTK1 isoform X7, with protein sequence MLTLCYLIARCIGRTRPAPGQQEFENAEGDEYAADLAQGSPATAAQNGPDVYVLPLTEVSLPMAKQPGRSVQLLKSTDLGRHSLLYLKEIGHGWFGKVFLGEVNSGVSSAQVVVKELQASASVQEQMQFLEEVQPYRALKHSNLLQCLAQCAEVTPYLLVMEFCPLGDLKGYLRSCRVAESMAPDPLTLQRMACEVACGVLHLHRNNYVHSDLALRNCLLTADLTVKIGDYGLAHCKYREDYFVTADQLWVPLRWIAPELVDEVHSNLLVVDQTKSGNVWYEVMQFCWLQPEQRPTAEEVHLLLSYLCAKGATEAEEEFERRWRSLRPGGGGVGPGPGAAGPTLGGVVELAAASSFPLLEQFAGDGFHADGDDVLTVTETSRGLNFEYKWEAGRGAEAFPATLSPDRPARLQELCAPDGAPPGVVPVLSAHSPSLGSEYFIRLEEATPAAGHDPDCAGCAPSSPAIADQDEDSDGSTAASLAMEPLLGHGPPADVPWGRGDLYPRGSLVRDQLCPSRSPSPSPSAGPLRLAEGRAKDADWGVAAFCSPFFEDPLGTSPLGSSGAPPLPLTGEEELEEVGARTAAQRGHWRSNVSANNNSGSRCPESWDPSSVGYHADGCCSPKQPPRASPEPAYPGESLLGLQAASSAQEPGCCPGLPHLCPAQGLAPAPCLVTPSWTEAPGSGGDHLQAEPKLATEAEGTAGPCLSLPSVPSPSQEGAPLPSEEASAPDAPGALPDSPTPAAGGEVSATKPASTLNGGGSSPEVEAPSSEDEDTAEATSGIFTDTSSDGLQAERLDVVPAFRSLQKQVGTPDSVDSLDIPSSASDGGYEVFSPSAAGPSGGQPRALDSGYDTENYESPEFVLKESQEGCEPQAFGELTSEGEGPGPEIRLSASLSGLNEKNPYRDSAYFSDLETEAEPTSGPEKCGGDQGPGPELGLPSTGQPSAQASLRPGVPGEAQGSGPGEVLPPPLRLEGSSPDPSTCPSGLVPEPPEPQGPAEVPPGPSPSCSQFFLLTPVPLSSEGNSSELQGPTGLLSGLTPQKRMAGPGTPRAPLRLALPGLPAALEGRPDEEEEDSEDSDESDEELRCYSVQEPSEDSEEEAPAVPVVVAESQSARNLRSLLKMPSLLSEAFCEDLERKKKAVSFFDDVTVYLFDQESPTRELGEPFPGAKESPPTFLMGSPSSPSAPSPPRQADGSPDGSTAKEGGGFAWDDDFPLMQAKAAFAMALDPAAPAPAAPTPAPFSRFTVSPASTSRFSITHVSDSDAESVRGPAAGAGGESKEA